The DNA window TAAGCACTTCTAAATATGCTCCAGAAATCGACCTAGCCCCCTCATAAGTCATATCAGCGAAAAGAGAGACTAGGGATAACAAGATAAACGTTATTAAAGACGCCCTACTTAAATCTCGAAAACCCATTCCCGATCCCCAACCAATTTGTAATAATAAAGGTTTGCCCTCTGCTTAAATTATTTCTCTTTCCATTATTCCCCTCACCCCCCCACTAATGAAAGTATTACATTAAATATGTATCACAGTGAGCTGGCAATAACAATACATAGAACTATAAAATCGAGTAGATAAGTATTAAGTTGTGTTTTAATGTTAATTTATCGTGGTATTGTAATTGTGGATGGGCCCGTAGCTCAGTTTGGATAGAGCACTGGCCTCCGGAGCCAGGGGTCCCGGGTTCAAATCCCGGCGGGCCCGCCATTTCCAGCTCGAGCTCCTCTCTTTGATAACAGTGGTTTGAAAGGTTTTCAACTTAATTCAACTAGTAATGCTTTTAATGTCATGAAAGAAGCTATTGTAAATTATGCTACAGAAATCTTTATTAACTTATTTACTTACCTACCTACTGGAGTTAGTATGGTTAGGAAGAAGACGAGCATATATGTAGATGAGGAGATTTGGATGGAGTTTAAGAGGTATGCAGTAGATAAAGGGATGGATGTGAGCAGCCTCATTGAGGAAATATTAAGGGAAGAGCTATTGAGCCATATTGATGATGCACTAAGCAAGATTGCAGGTTCAGAAGATTATCAGATAAACTTCGAACCCATAGAACCTAGGGGTTCTGTAAGTGCCCTAATTAGGGAGATGAGAAATGAAAGAGCGAGTGGCTTACCTCGATAGCAGCGCTATTATAAAAAGGTATATAAAGGAGGCGGGGAGCGAATTCGTTAAACAACTTTACCAAGGGGCTTATATTGGAGAAGTTAAAGTATGTTTTAGCATATGGAACGTTGGTGAAGTTCTAGGAGCTCTAGACAGGGCGATGTGTAAAGGTAGATTGACTGAAGAGGAATATGCCACTGCTAGGAGGAGATTTCTATTAGAAACTAGAAGATTAATGAAACTCAAACTCTTACTAGTAGTTCCGCTTAAAGGGAAGTTGTTAGTTGAAGCTTGGAGAATCGTAGAGAAGCATCACATATATCAAGCAGATGCCTTACAAATAGCTACTGCAAAACAGATAGCATGCACGGAGTTCCTAACAGGGGATGTTACACTGCACAATATAGCTTTAAAAGAGGGGTTAAATAGCATATGTTTAAGTTAAAAATGTGTATGGGATAATGGCCTCTGAAGTCAGGGTCCCGACTTTAAATCTGGCAAACCTCGATGCCTTTTGGTTTTAAACCTTTATACTGATGAATGTAAAAGAAAGCTGGAAACTAAATAAAATCTATCCCTTTTGAGAGATCTTTATGATGTTTTCAGCGTTTTTATGTAGCATTCTTTCCCTTTCCTCTTCATTGAGTGGAAGTCTTTTAATTAAATTTATCTGCATTTTCGCACCAAGCTCTTCCGGGGTGCAGCCTAAGATTGTGTCGCTTCCGAAGAGGAACTTCTCTGCACCTAGCAATTTAATGTATTCTGCCAATCTTTCCATACCTATTTCACGTGAGATCGTTATTATGCTGTAGGATACATCTAAGTATACGTTCTTATGGGTTGCTATTCCTAGGAATTCTTTGAAGTAGAGTAAGCCTCCCATATGTGCGTATATCAATTTTACTTCGGGGGCGACGTAGGGTAGGAGTGCATAATCCTCTAGCGTATTAATCCATGGGGTGTAAGGAGACTTAAAGTAGAGTGTGGATTCATCAATCCATAATGCATGTATAACAACTGGAATACTTAATTCACCAGCTACATGCAATACTTTCCAGACATGCGGATTCCTTAAGCAGAAGCCTTGGAGGCTTGGATGCAACTTCAACCCTTTCAAGTCCAAGTCTAAAATAGCCCTCTTAAGCTCTTTCACTGCTTTATCATAGGGGTTGGGAACCGTGGAGGCAAAGCCGATTAATATTTTTGGATCAACCTCCACTATCTTGTAAATGTAATCATTGGAGATGTATGGAGCTATTGGCAAAACGACGACTCTTGAAATACCATTCCCATTTGCCCATTCAAGTAATTTCTCCCCAACGATCCTAGGGTTTACCCCTTTATCTTCGGCATCAAGGGGTGGGTGAACATGAACATCTATAATTTGAGACACATATACCACTAGTAAAAGTATCACTTTAAATTCTTAATTGAATTACCTTCAAAGGCAACTTGAGTAATATTGCAACCTAAGTAATGCTACAATGTCATCTATGATGCATAGCATACATTTAGCGCTTATACTTCATAAGTTTTCCACGAAAAATATGTAGTATTACTGAAACAGCTATTGCCACTATCACAATCAATTCTAGGAAAATGCTTCCAGTAACAATGTAACCATACATGAGAATTGCAAGGGAGCCAATTATGGAGAGTAGATTCAATATTGTTTTCAGTTTAGGCTTATCCATGGCAATTATAGATGACATTATAAGCATGGTTGTGGTGAAGCATAAAGCTGAGCCGAGGGTTAATGTAATGGTATCGCTGGAAGAGAAGCCTTCAAAAACCATGAATAATCCAAGTACAATCCAAAAGAGGTAGGTGAAGCTGATAGAATCCTCCATCCACGACACAAACAATATAAGAGTGCCACAGAATTTAAGTATTAAGTGTGTAGCTAAATTGCCCAAAATTGTTTAGGCTCAATTCTATATGGTGGCTGAGTTGGGGGATTTGATACTTGCTGAGAATATTGTGAAGTTGGAAAAGTTAATTGAAGAATTAAAGGAGCATACAAACCTTTTAAAATGGTGTTTTAAAAGATTAATTATACCATTGATGGGATTTATGATTATATTAAGCTTAATATGGAATGTGGATGTCATGGGGTTGATGCTATTCTCAACCATAACCTTCTTTTATGGTGGATTTCTACCAGACATAGATATACTTGTGAGGAAAACGGAGAATCAATATGAAGAATCATTATGGTATGAAAAATACATGTATCTTTCCCTAGCTCCAATAATATTGTATTACAGTTTGATCGGTAGAGCTAAACCAATATATTCGGTTAAGAGTAAATGCTTCCATAACGTTGAATCAGCATTGATTTATAGTTTATTAATCTTTGTGATTTCATGTATTTTCTGGCATGAATTTTGGATGAGGATCATTCCATCCGCAACTGGCTTCATGGGATACTTGACACATTTAATTGTAGATGGATTTATAGGTATAGCTAATGAAAAGCGTGAAAGGATGTATTATTGGTTTAGTTTGAAAAGTGGCGCCATAATTTTCGATGATGATTTAGTAATGGAATTCTATAGTTTCCCCATGGGATTCGAGAAGCCTATAATTCTCCAGCTTATGTAGATCCCTAAGCTCATCAATTATGTCAGCATAATCCTTGGAAAACTTTACTTCAACTTTTAGTGGGCTACTTAAGCTTAACCCTAAACTCTTCTTCAAATTCCATATCTTGCTATTAGCGTTCATAAGCAATTCCAGAGGTTTAGATGGATAATTCCAATCACTCCTAGGATCTATAATTCTCTCGACATGTATGCTTCTCTTGGAGTAAAGCCTCCTCCATATGGAATCAGTTATTATTGGCATTATTGGTGCCAACAATTTTAGAATGTTGCTTAAAACTTCATGTAGAACGTACCATGAAGCTCTCTGCTGCTCAGCTGGGTATTTTCCATTGAAGTTGTAAGCTCTGGACTTCACAGCCTCAATATAGTGTGATGCGAAAATGTTCCATGTGAAATTGTAAACTTCATTTGCAGGTGTATAGACGTCCATGGAATTATATGCCGATATACATTTATCTAAAAGCATGTTTAAACTTGAGAGCATAGCCTTATCCAATGGTCTAAGTTCAATTTCACTTGAATTTGGGCGGGGGAATGATGATATGAATCTAGATATATTCCAAAGTTTAGTAACAAATAATGATCCAGTTTTAATTAGTTGCTCTGAAAACCTATAGTCGCTTCCAAGTTTGGAGGCTGAAGCAGCCCAAAACCTAAAGGCATCCACACCA is part of the Candidatus Methanomethylicota archaeon genome and encodes:
- a CDS encoding type II toxin-antitoxin system VapC family toxin; this translates as MKERVAYLDSSAIIKRYIKEAGSEFVKQLYQGAYIGEVKVCFSIWNVGEVLGALDRAMCKGRLTEEEYATARRRFLLETRRLMKLKLLLVVPLKGKLLVEAWRIVEKHHIYQADALQIATAKQIACTEFLTGDVTLHNIALKEGLNSICLS
- a CDS encoding amidohydrolase family protein; translated protein: MSQIIDVHVHPPLDAEDKGVNPRIVGEKLLEWANGNGISRVVVLPIAPYISNDYIYKIVEVDPKILIGFASTVPNPYDKAVKELKRAILDLDLKGLKLHPSLQGFCLRNPHVWKVLHVAGELSIPVVIHALWIDESTLYFKSPYTPWINTLEDYALLPYVAPEVKLIYAHMGGLLYFKEFLGIATHKNVYLDVSYSIITISREIGMERLAEYIKLLGAEKFLFGSDTILGCTPEELGAKMQINLIKRLPLNEEERERMLHKNAENIIKISQKG
- a CDS encoding MFS transporter, which gives rise to MGFRDLSRASLITFILLSLVSLFADMTYEGARSISGAYLEVL